From the Astatotilapia calliptera chromosome 6, fAstCal1.2, whole genome shotgun sequence genome, one window contains:
- the LOC113024445 gene encoding zinc finger protein 585A-like, whose translation MSEVSVKVDEDVIKQDPALEPLAEPLLIILSPPPPFLPVHGEPALLWSKWLKAFEHYVEALSEKELVDSSKCLLLQNCLGPEGQRIFTTLIQNDTTYAAAISTLTAYFSSDHTTQMHRLKFHQRAQMPGETVDQFVSALEELLRPCSYGHLKDELLLNQLIEKTSYPQLRERLLNGRESLTLTTALVIGKEVETLLNGSQLFDIHEVSVDIGDDLEPPVQRKAKRGRPRRGEKRSKTNTRLTKTQSLKPKGNCYSNDKLCNNDNDAESQTTSETNLTCDNENGASSSSLHKLNKHRYNKTSDGFEDDDNTNDEDFDPFSTKPKGPYCPICPDRRFRDAHKLARHMRTHTKEKPFNCPVCSMSFSQSYHMTRHLRNQHGAGQHVCTACGITLESFAELKSHKRKHKSDVLSYPECREKLSNSDVFSSHVESDSKSFSTHTEGQSSQQIERVEVKIEEITSDDPAFGNRDFQDTGSKANVLMEEGNSDEAPSQDEGRPKENPTATAKTKGHFCPICINRRFRGPNKLMRHMRTHTKEKPFSCPVCAMTFSQSYHMTRHVRNQHNLGKYICSKCGKSFSSWLDMRAHKKTHAVEGLTCLACDKQFKEKAALASHLKLHKKVASGPRSLVCGDCGKEFRRMYHLKRHIVTHRKASNGECFTCPDCQTDFAFVEDLNKHLEVHVKENKGTCPKCDETFGSLEELEVHMAVHQKSYSCSTCGKKFKVEYALKKHEQSHESEQYYCALCRKHFLKLSHYKRHLMVHNRRESKCPHCDTVFLQLTALKYHLRTHTEERPYQCTCCIETFEEREDLEQHCLKHRKFKKERPYSCTRCDFAFSTLMELTEHMSSHEGEQPQTCSVCGRTFLNKNKLEKHLTIHTGERPHLCSICGNGFPSAASLKLHVHIHTGEKPYQCSQCSKSFRSSSGLRLHSRQHMEVRPSYECPQCGRTYGRMTELKMHQRYHTGDKPYACTCCSKRFISKDKLNVHMRIHTGERPYSCPHCAQTFTQTGDRNRHISKFHP comes from the coding sequence ATGAGTGAAGTATCTGTGAAGGTAGATGAGGATGTGATAAAACAGGACCCTGCTTTGGAGCCCCTTGCAGAGCCACTGCTGATAATCCTGTCCCCGCCTCCACCTTTCTTGCCTGTCCACGGTGAGCCAGCCTTGCTTTGGTCTAAATGGCTCAAAGCGTTCGAACACTATGTCGAAGCACTCAGTGAAAAAGAGCTGGTCGACTCCAGTAAGTGTCTGCTCTTACAGAACTGCCTTGGCCCGGAGGGGCAGCGTATCTTCACAACACTGATCCAAAATGACACCACCTACGCAGCAGCCATATCAACACTGACAGCTTACTTCAGCTCTGATCACACCACTCAGATGCACCGCCTTAAATTCCACCAAAGGGCTCAGATGCCTGGAGAGACTGTAGATCAGTTTGTGTCTGCTTTAGAAGAGCTGCTCAGGCCTTGCAGTTATGGACACTTGAAGGATGAACTCCTCTTGAATCAGCTGATTGAGAAAACAAGCTACCCACAGCTCAGAGAGAGGCTTCTGAATGGGAGAGAAAGTCTGACTTTGACCACAGCGTTAGTTATTGGTAAAGAAGTGGAAACCTTGCTAAATGGATCTCAGCTGTTTGATATTCATGAAGTCAGCGTGGACATTGGAGATGACTTAGAACCACCGGTTCAAAGAAAAGCTAAAAGAGGAAGGCCTCGCCGTGGGgaaaaaaggtcaaaaacaAACACGCGCTTGACTAAAACTCAGTCACTCAAACCCAAAGGTAACTGCTACAGCAATGATAAGCTCTGTAATAATGACAATGATGCAGAGTCTCAGACTACTAGTGAGACCAATCTGACTTGCGATAATGAAAATGGAGCCTCATCTTCATCTTTACACAAGCTGAACAAGCACAGGTACAACAAAACTAGTGATGGTTTTGAGGATGACGACAACACCAATGATGAGGACTTTGATCCATTTTCAACTAAACCAAAAGGTCCCTACTGTCCCATCTGCCCCGATCGCCGCTTCAGAGACGCTCACAAGCTTGCCAGACACATGAGGACTCACACAAAGGAGAAACCGTTCAACTGCCCTGTCTGCTCTATGAGCTTCAGCCAGTCGTACCACATGACCCGACACCTGAGGAACCAGCACGGTGCAGGACAGCATGTCTGCACTGCCTGTGGGATAACTTTAGAGAGCTTTGCAGAGTTGAAAAGTCACAAGAGGAAGCACAAGTCAGATGTTCTGTCATATCCAGAATGTCGTGAAAAATTATCCAACAGCGACGTGTTTTCTAGTCATGTCGAGTCAGACAGCAAAAGTTTCTCTAcccacacagagggacaaagttCTCAGCAAATCGAGAGAGTCGAAGTGAAGATTGAAGAAATAACAAGTGACGATCCAGCTTTCGGTAACAGGGATTTTCAGGATACGGGATCCAAAGCGAATGTTTTGATGGAAGAAGGAAATTCCGATGAAGCACCATCTCAAGATGAAGGGAGACCGAAAGAAAACCCCACCGCCACTGCGAAAACAAAAGGCCATTTCTGTCCCATCTGCATAAACAGACGCTTTAGAGGGCCAAACAAACTCATGAGACACATGAGGACACACACAAAGGAGAAACCCTTCAGCTGTCCTGTCTGCGCCATGACTTTTAGCCAGTCCTACCACATGACCCGACATGTGAGGAACCAGCACAATCTGGGCAAATACATCTGCTCTAAATGTGGCAAAAGTTTCAGTAGCTGGCTCGATATGAGAGCGCACAAGAAAACCCACGCAGTCGAAGGCCTGACATGTCTCGCATGCGATAAACAGTTCAAGGAGAAGGCTGCGCTTGCGAGTCAccttaaattacacaagaagGTCGCGTCGGGTCCTCGAAGCCTCGTCTGTGGCGACTGCGGCAAAGAATTCCGCCGAATGTATCACTTGAAACGGCACATAGTGACTCATAGGAAAGCATCGAATGGGGAGTGTTTCACGTGCCCTGATTGTCAGACAGACTTTGCCTTTGTGGAAGACCTCAACAAACACCTGGAGGTACATGTGAAAGAAAACAAGGGGACCTGCCCAAAGTGTGATGAAACCTTTGGTAGTCTTGAAGAACTGGAGGTACACATGGCGGTGCATCAGAAGTCTTATTCCTGCAGCACGTGTGGAAAGAAGTTTAAAGTTGAGTATGCTCTGAAGAAGCACGAGCAAAGTCATGAAAGCGAACAGTATTACTGTGCACTGTGCCGCAAACACTTCCTCAAGCTTTCCCACTATAAGAGGCACTTAATGGTCCATAACAGGCGCGAATCTAAATGTCCACACTGCGACACCGTCTTTCTGCAGTTAACCGCTTTGAAGTATCACCTGCGGACTCATACTGAAGAAAGACCGTACCAGTGCACCTGTTGTATTGAAACCTTTGAGGAGAGGGAAGATCTAGAGCAGCACTGCCTCAAACACAGGAAATTCAAGAAGGAGAGGCCCTACTCCTGCACTCGGTGCGATTTTGCTTTCTCCACCCTGATGGAGCTGACGGAACACATGAGTTCACACGAGGGAGAGCAGCCGCAGACCTGCTCCGTCTGCGGGAGGACGTTCCTGAACAAGAATAAGCTGGAGAAACACCTGACGATCCACACAGGGGAGAGACCTCATCTCTGCTCCATCTGTGGGAACGGCTTCCCATCCGCAGCGAGCCTCAAGCTACATGTGCACATCCACACAGGAGAAAAACCTTACCAGTGTTCCCAGTGCAGTAAGAGTTTCAGGTCGTCCAGCGGGTTGCGCCTACACAGCAGACAGCACATGGAGGTTCGGCCCAGTTACGAGTGTCCCCAGTGCGGTAGAACTTATGGCCGCATGACAGAGCTGAAGATGCACCAGCGCTACCACACGGGAGATAAACCGTATGCGTGCACCTGCTGCAGCAAACGCTTTATTAGCAAAGACAAACTAAATGTTCACATGAGGATACACACAGGGGAGAGACCGTACTCCTGCCCCCACTGTGCACAGACTTTTACACAGACCGGGGACAGAAACAGACACATCAGTAAATTCCACCCCTAA
- the gpank1 gene encoding G patch domain and ankyrin repeat-containing protein 1, which produces MAAFGFTPAREQDLFSFEAEQSSSKTSSGLSGEEAKRFYESLTKDEKGGDGSKGQTRQESRESRRRAMRRVRAVEAQRGQSGGSQSETGHSERTMELLGLRLLRFAHEGDIPGLKEVLSKGVDINYQDTFFWTAVMCASWSGQRSAVRLLLQHGAAWVGVVDTKGRDAKDLALEAGHNDVLEELLSYGRRPNRDTPSDSSSLQPQWCDVCRSEHSSSLLSHLSSTLHQFNLRRPPPTPYYCLPPSSNSFKMMVRCGWKPGTGLGPQGEGPKQPVPTVLKRDQKGLGYGQMKRAKVTHFQARDCEAVKPPSKDKVRIGMKGQRKEESRKKEQKDRNWERDFRASFYL; this is translated from the exons ATGGCTGCTTTCGGCTTTACtcctgccagagagcaggaTCTTTTTAGTTTTGAAGCGGAACAGTCCAGCTCAAAAACAAGCAGCGGACTCAGCGGGGAAGAGGCCAAGCGTTTCTATGAAAGCTTAACAAAAGATGAGAAAGGGGGAGATGGATCAAAAGGTCAGACTAGACAGGAGAGTAGAGAGTCCAGGAGAAGAGCGATGAGGAGGGTGAGAGCTGTGGAAGCACAGCGGGGCCAGAGTGGAGGGAGTCAATCAGAGACTGGACACTCAGAAAGAACCATGGAGCTGCTGGGTCTGCGGCTACTGCGCTTTGCCCATGAGGGAGACATCCCTGGGCTCAAAGAGGTCCTCTCAAAGGGGGTCGACATCAACTACCAG GATACTTTCTTCTGGACAGCTGTAATGTGTGCAAGCTGGTCAGGGCAAAGATCTGCTGTGAGACTTCTGCTGCAGCACGGAGCGGCCTGGGTCGGAGTGGTTGACACAAAGGGGAGGGATGCCAAAGACCTGGCACTGGAAG CTGGTCACAATGACGTGTTGGAGGAGCTGTTGAGCTACGGGAGAAGACCAAATAGAGACACACCGTCTGATAGCAG TTCCCTCCAGCCTCAGTGGTGCGACGTGTGTCGTAGCGAGCACAGCAGCAGCCTGCTGTCACATCTCTCCTCCACCCTGCATCAGTTCAATCTGCGACGCCCTCCACCGACGCCTTACTACTGCCTCCCCCCCTCCAGCAACAGCTTCAAGATGATGGTTCGTTGTGGCTGGAAACCAGGAACAGGACTGGGGCCACAGGGAGAGGGGCCCAAACAGCCAGTGCCTACTGTGCTGAAGAGAGACCAGAAGGGTCTGGGATACGGACAGATGAAAAGAGCCAAAGTGACTCACTTCCAAGCCAGAGACTGTGAAGCTGTGAAACCACCATCTAAGGACAAAGTGAGGATTGGAATGAAAGGACAGAGGAAGGAAGAAAGTaggaaaaaagagcaaaaagacaGGAACTGGGAAAGAGACTTCCGTGCCTCTTTTTATCTTTGA